A genomic window from Solanum stenotomum isolate F172 chromosome 10, ASM1918654v1, whole genome shotgun sequence includes:
- the LOC125841201 gene encoding probable inactive ATP-dependent zinc metalloprotease FTSHI 1, chloroplastic, translating into MSLSSVNMSFSTGNNCISARSILHPKPNIQLQSSFIIKFPFQKSYTNSIFHRNFRKRSHFYHSPYAILGKWRSNSKSSEDGGSNNEDFVTRVLKENPSQVEPKYLIGNKLYTLKEKEDLGKKGLLNGGVLEILKRLNIKGMVKNGSDEGSLMKSGDVFLKDILREYKGKLYVPEQIFGANLSEEEEFEKNVEDLPKMSLVDFQKYMKFDKIKLLTFKEDSGASLGLGSRDFIVELKEMPGEKSLQRTKWAMKLDQSQAQALLEEYTGPRYEVEKQMMSWVGKLPEYPNPAASKISSRVMVELGMLTAVMTAAAVIVGAFLASAVFAVTSFVFVVTVYVMWPVAKPFLKLFFGLIFGILERVWDKVADAFTDGGIFSKLYELYTFGGVSASIEMLKPIMLVFVTMVLLVRFTLSRRPKNFRKWDIWQGIEFSQSKPQARVDGSTGVTFNDVAGIEEAVEELQELVRYLKNPELFDKMGIKPPHGVLLEGPPGCGKTLVAKAIAGEAGVPFYQMAGSEFVEVLVGVGSARIRDLFKRAKVNKPSVIFIDEIDALATRRQGIFSESTDHLYNAATQERETTLNQLLIELDGFDTGKGVIFLGATNRRDLLDPALLRPGRFDRKIRIRPPNAKGRLEILKVHARKVKLSDTVDLSSYAQNLPGWSGAKLAQLLQEAALVAVRRGHNSILHSDMDDAVDRLTVGPRRVGIELGHQGQCRRAITEVGTALTSHLLRQYENAEVERCDRISINPRGQTLSQVVFHRLDDESYMFERLPRLLHRLQVFLGGRAAEEVIYGRDTSRASVNYLADASWLARKIITIWNMKNPMAIHGEPPPWVKRVKFVGPRLDFGGSLYDDYDLIEPPINFNLDDDVAKKTEELICDMYGKTVTLLRQHDTALLKTVKVLLNRTEISGDEIDLILSHYPPNTPTSLLLEETDPASLPFVDEKQEQQNNIEYSLSS; encoded by the exons ATGAGTCTCAGTTCAGTAAACATGTCTTTTTCAACAGGTAACAATTGTATATCAGCAAGGTCCATTCTTCATCCAAAGCCAAACATTCAGCTTCAAAGttcattcataatcaaattCCCATTTCAGAAAAGTTACACAAATTCCATTTTTCATAGAAATTTCAGAAAAAGATCACATTTTTATCATTCCCCATATGCAATTCTTGGAAAATGGAGGTCTAATTCGAAGTCCTCTGAAGATGGGGGAAGCaataatgaagattttgtgaCTAGGGTTTTGAAAGAAAACCCAAGCCAAGTGGAACCCAAATATCTAATTGGGAATAAACTTTACACCCTAAAGGAAAAAGAGGATTTGGGTAAGAAGGGTTTATTGAATGGTGGTGTTTTGGAGATACTAAAAAGGTTGAATATTAAAGGAATGGTGAAGAATGGAAGTGATGAGGGTAGTTTAATGAAGTCCGGGGATGTGTTTTTGAAGGATATTTTGAGGGAGTATAAGGGGAAGTTATATGTTCCTGAGCAAATTTTTGGTGCTAATTTGTCTGAAGAAgaggaatttgaaaaaaatgttgaGGATTTGCCTAAGATGAGCTTGGTGGATTTTCAGAAGTATATGAAATTTGATAAGATAAAGTTGTTGACTTTTAAAGAGGATTCTGGAGCTTCTTTGGGATTGGGGTCTAGAGAttttattgttgagttgaaGGAGATGCCTGGAGAGAAGAGCTTGCAGAGAACTAAATG GGCAATGAAGCTGGATCAAAGTCAAGCTCAGGCTTTACTAGAGGAGTACACGGGGCCACGATATGAAGTCGAGAAGCAAATGATG TCTTGGGTGGGAAAATTACCTGAGTATCCTAATCCAGCTGCATCGAAGATATCAAGCAGAGTAATGGTAGAACTTGGAATGCTGACCGCTGTAATGACTGCTGCTGCGGTGATTGTGGGTGCTTTCCTGGCTTCAGCTGTGTTTGCTGTGACGAGCTTTGTCTTTGTCGTCACTGTGTATGTCATGTGGCCTGTGGCCAAACCATTTCTTAAGCTGTTCTTTGGTCTCATCTTTGGTATCTTAGAAAGAGTGTGGGATAAGGTTGCTGATGCCTTTACTGATGGAGGAATTTTCTCAAAGTTGTATGAATTGTACACATTTGGTGGTGTCTCTGCCAGTATTGAGATGCTGAAACCAATCATGCTTGTTTTTGTGACTATGGTTCTTCTTGTCCGATTCACTCTTTCACGAAGACCTAAGAACTTTAGAAAGTGG GATATATGGCAAGGCATAGAATTCTCTCAGTCTAAGCCACAAGCACGTGTTGAT GGTTCAACTGGAGTCACATTTAATGATGTAGCTGGGATTGAGGAAGCAGTAGAAGAACTTCAAGAG TTGGTAAGATACCTGAAGAATCCTGAACTATTTGATAAAATGGGGATCAAGCCCCCACATGGAGTTCTTCTGGAGGGACCTCCTGGATGTGGCAAG ACCCTGGTTGCCAAGGCAATAGCAGGTGAAGCTGGTGTTCCTTTTTACCAAATGGCGGGTTCTGAATTTGTGGAAGTTCTAGTCGGTGTTGGTTCTGCTCGTATTAGAGATTTGTTCAAGAGAGCCAAG GTGAATAAACCATCAGTTATCTTCATTGACGAAATTGATGCACTCGCAACCAG GCGTCAAGGAATATTTAGTGAATCAACTGATCACCTCTATAATGCGGCAACTCAAGAAAGGGAAACTACTTTAAACCAGTTGTTGATCGAACTAGATGGATTTGATACTGGGAAAGGTGTTATATTCCTAGGGGCTACAAATCGAAGGGATTTATTAGATCCTGCCCTTCTTCGTCCTGGTAGATTTGATCGCAAG ATAAGAATTCGGCCTCCCAATGCGAAAGGAAGATTGGAAATTTTGAAAGTACATGCACGGAAAGTTAAATTATCAGATACTGTTGATTTGTCTAGTTATGCCCAAAATTTACCTG GATGGTCAGGTGCAAAGCTGGCTCAGCTTCTCCAGGAGGCTGCTCTAGTAGCAGTGAGGAGAGGGCATAACTCAATTCTTCATTCAGATATGGATGATGCAGTTGACCGACTTACAGTTGGACCTAGACGAGTTGGGATTGAGTTGGGTCATCAGGGGCAGTGTCGTCGAGCAATTACTGAGGTGGGGACTGCATTGACTTCTCATCTTTTGAGGCAATATGAGAATGCAGAAGTTGAGCGTTGTGACAGAATATCTATCAATCCGCGTGGCCAG ACCTTGTCTCAAGTTGTGTTTCACCGTCTTGATGATGAGTCATACATGTTTGAGCGGCTACCACGGTTGCTTCATCGTCTTCAG GTATTTCTTGGAGGGAGAGCTGCTGAAGAGGTCATTTATGGACGTGATACTTCAAGAGCATCTGTAAACTACCTTGCTGATGCATCCTGGCTTGCTCGTAAGATAATCACAAT ATGGAATATGAAAAACCCAATGGCCATACACGGAGAACCTCCCCCCTGGGTAAAGAGAGTGAAGTTTGTGGGTCCACGTCTTGACTTTGGAGGATCactatatgatgattatgacttaattGAGCCGCCGATCAACTTCAATTTGGATGATGATGTTGCTAAGAAGACAGAAGAGCTCATATGTGACATGTACGGGAAGACAGTTACTCTGCTGAGGCAGCATGATACTGCCCTACTCAAAACAGTGAAG GTTCTTCTGAATCGGACTGAGATCAGTGGAGACGAGATCGACTTAATCCTGAGCCACTATCCACCAAATACACCCACAAGTCTTCTGCTGGAGGAGACAGATCCTGCGAGTCTTCCATTTGTTGACGAAAAGCAAGAACAGCAAAATAACATCGAGTACAGTCTGTCTTCATGA